Part of the Polaribacter sp. Hel1_33_78 genome is shown below.
AGAATATGACGCTAACATTCAGTTACCTTTATTAGGTTTAGCATACAAAACTCCTGCTATGAGCGAAAGGGATGCGAAAGTTTTAGACGTTATTTCTACAGTTTTAAGTAACGGTAAAAGTTCTAGATTATATAAAAAATTAGTTGATGACAAGAAAATGGCGCTTCAAGCTTTTTCTTTTTCTAGACCTCTAGAAGATTATAGTGTTTACATTATTGGGTCTATTGTAGCTGGCGGAACATCTAATGACGACATCATAAAAGAAATGGATGAAGAAATTTTAAAACTTCAAACAGAGTTAATTTCTGATAAAGACTTACAAAAAGTTAGAAACAAGTTTGAGAATCAATTTGTAGCATCTAACTCTAGTGTTACAGGAATTGCTAATTCTTTAGCAAGAAACTACATGTTAGTTGGTGATACTGATAGAATTAATAAAGAATTAGAAATTATTAATTCTATTACTAAAGAAGAAGTTAGAGACGTAGCTATTAAATATTTAGCTAAAAACAGACGTGTAATAATGGATTATTTACCAGAATCGCAAAAGAAATAATAAAACTAAACTAAGAATTAAGAATAATGAAAACAAAAATATATTCAATAATTACACTTTTATTTCTATCATTAAGTATTTCTGCTCAAGTAGATAGATCTAAAATGCCAGAACCAGGACCAGCTCCTAAAATTAATATTGGAACTCCAGAAAAATTTACACTACCAAATGGCTTACAAGTTTTGGTTGTAGAAAACCATAAATTACCTAGAGTTTCTTTAACCTTAGATATCGACAATCCTCCAATGGCTAAAGGAGATAAAAAAGGAGTAGAAGGTTTTGTAGGAGGAATGTTAGGAACAGGAAGTACAACTATTTCAAAAGAAAAATTTGATCAAGAAGTAGATTATTTAGGTGCAAACATTTCTTTTGGGTCACAAAGTGGTTTTGCAAGTTCTTTATCTAAGTATTTTCCTAGAGTTTTAGAACTAATGGCAGATGCAGCTTTTAATCCCGTATTTAATCAAGAAGAGTTTGACAAGCAAATGAAGCAATCTTTAGACGGAATTAAAAACAGCGAAAATAGTGTAACTGCAATTGCTGGTAGAGTAGATAATCTGCTTACTTATGGTAAAAACCATCCTTATGGTGAATTTACTTCAGAAACTACTTTAAAAAACATCACTTTACAAGACGTAAAAGATTTATACAATAAAAGTTTTAAACCTAATAATGCCTACTTGGTTATTATGGGAGATGTAGATTTTAAAACTGTAAAGAAACAGGTAACTAAATTATTTGGCAACTGGCAAAAAGGAGAGATAGCAACCTCAACTTTACCAGAAATTAAAAATCCTAAAACAACAGAAATCAACTTTATTAATATGCCAAATGCAGTGCAATCAGAACTTGCAATTATTAATGTTGTTGATTTAAAAATGGGAGATAAAGATTATTATGCTGCTCTTTTAGCTAACCAAATTCTTGGTGGTGGTGGAACAGGTAGGCTTTACAAAAACTTACGTGAAGACAAAGGTTATACTTACGGAGCGTATTCTGGAATTGGAGCAAGCAGGTATGCAAGTCGTTTTAAAGCTTCTTCTTCAGTACGAAACATAGTTACAGATAGTGCTGTAGTAGAAACAATGAAAGAAATTAATAAAGTACGTTACCAAATATCAACCCAAGAAGAATTAGATATTGCAAAGGCTAAATATGTAGGTAGTTTTGTTAGAAATGTAGAAAAACCATCTACGATAGCTAATTATGCCTTAAACATATTACAAAACAATTTACCTTCAGATTATTACGAAAAATATTTAGCAAACATAAATGCTGTTACTTTAGAAGATGTGCAAAATGCTGCTTTAAAATATTTTAGAGGAGATAAAGCAAGAATAGTTATCACCGGAAAAGGAATAGATGTTCTTAAAAATCTTGAAAAAACAGATTATGTAATTAAATATTTTGATAAAAAAGGAAACCCTTCGGTTAAACCGGAAATGACATTACCAATTCCTGAGGGAATGACAGCCGCCAACGTAGTTGACAAATATTTTGAAGCTATTGGAGACAAAGAGAAAGTGATGGCAGTAAAAACTGTAATGACCGTTTCAAGCGCAACTATTCAAGGAACTCCTCTAGTAATGACTGTAAAAAATGCTGCACCAAATAAAACTTCTCAAATAATTACTGTAATGGGTAATGTTGCTCAAAAAGCTGTTTTTGATGGTGCAAAGGGATATCAAGAAGCAAGAGGTCAAAAAATGGATATGCAACCAGCACAGATAGAAGAAGCTAAATTAAGTATGGCTCCTTTTGCTGATATGGCTTACAAAAAAGGAAAATTAAATAGGATTGAACCTATTGATGGTAAAAATTATTTTGTTATCACATTCAATGAAACTGAAGTTTTCTACGATATGAAATCGGGTTTAAAGTTTCAAGAAGTGAAAACGGTAAAAACTCCTGATGGCAGAGAAGTAAAAGTACCTACTACTTTTAGTGATTATAAAGAAGTTGATGGAATTTTATTTCCTCATTCCATGGGTTCTAAAATGGGACCAATGGATTTAAACTTTATAACAAAAGAAATTAAAATAAATGAGGGTGTCTCTGATGCTGATTTTGAATAATATTGTTTAATATACTACGTTTAAAAGAGTCTAAACTTATCGTTTTGGCTCTTTTTTTTTGTAAAAAAATATTTTACTAAAAATCGAGGAACTCACTTTTTTAAAGCTTTAAATCATTTCTTTTTATTAACCAAATACACGCCTAATAAAATAATAATCCCTGCAAAAACTTGAAGTACACTTAATTTTTCATCATCTAAAATTCCCCAAAATATTGCCACCAAAGGAATTAAATATGTTACAGACGATGAAAAAACAGGATCTGAAATATGCACCAATTTATTATAAATAGTTTTTGCAATTCCAGTTCCTAAAATTGATAAAACTGCTAAATACCCTAAAGATTGCATTAAAACCTCATCATTAAAGTCAAACGTTACAAAGAAATCTGTAAAAACTAAAACTATAATTGCAGGAACAAGTAGTAATAAAAAATTACCAGTTGTAATTGCCAATGCATCTAAATCACTCAAATACTTCTTTATCATGTTAGCATTTAATGCATACCCAACAGAGCCGATAATGATTAAAAAAGCATACCAATAATTCTGATTTGGATTTAAAGAAGCCCCATTTAATATTAGAATTAAAGTTCCTATCAACCCAATTACAATTCCATAAAATTGTGTTCTTTTAAAAACGAAACCAAACAAGGTTGCTCCAAAAATTAAGGTGTTAAAAGGAGTTAAAGAGTTTAAAATAGCCACAATAGAACTGTCTATTGTTGTAATTGCAAACGCGAATAAAAACCCAGGAATAAAAGTTCCTGCCAAAGATGTGTACACAATATATTTATAATGTTTCTTTTGGATTTTTTTTAATGAGGGAAAAGCAACCGAAAGTAAAAAAATGGCAGTAAAAATCATTCTTAAGGCACCTAATTGAATAGGAGTTACGCCTAGCAAGGCTTTCTTCATTAAGATAAAAGAACTTCCCCAAACCAAAGAAAGTAAAATTAAGTACAACCATTTTAGTTGTTGATTATTCATAAGTCTGGTTAATTTTATGCTAAAGTCTGAAAATTATTTAAATACATGTCTAAATATTAATAAATTTGTATCATAATCTATTAACAAATTACAATAATCCTTTAAAGTGATTTCTATAAACTTCTAAAATTTAGTCTTATGAAAATTCAAAAAATAATATTCTCTATAATAATTGTATGTTGCTTTTTAACGAGTTGTAAAACAGCGGTAAAAAAAGAAAATATTTCTTTAGCCATTTCTGGAATGACTTGCGAAATTGGTTGTGCAAAAACCATTCAATCTAAATTATCTAAAAAGGAAGGTGTTTTAAATGCCAAAGTTATTTTTAATGATAGCACCGCTAACATTGAATTTGATGCAAATACAACTTCTAAAAAAGATTTAATTTCTTTTGTAAGTGGTATTGCAGGAGGTGATTTATACACGGCTTCTGAAACCTCTAAAAAAATGCATGATTGTTCTGAGACTTGTAAAGAAAGTTGTGAAATGAAAACTGATAAAACAGCATGTAAGAAAGATTGTAAAATGGCGTGTTGTGCAAACAAGAAGGGTTAAATAAATTTATTTTACAAAAAAAAGGCAGACTTTTCAGAGTCTGCCTTTTTTTTGTAAAATCTAATTCTTATAGACCTGCATTTTTCCATGACCAAGCGCTAACATCAACTTTAGTTCCTGTTTTATAATCCGCAGAAGTAGATGCAGCAACTCCGTCAATAATAACATTTGTTAATGGACCATCATCTTTCATATCTATATTTTTATCATAGCCTTCTAGCCAGATATTTGTAATAGTTCCTCCAGAAGTTTTCTTAAACTGTAAAGCTGTACCACCTTGTGAAGAAATTGCAGTTAGGTTTACAAATTTAGGGTTTCCATTATCTTTATCTCCTTCAAAAGCGGTAGAAAAACCAGCTATTGTATGCGAAATATAGGTGTCTGTTAAAGTACCATTCCAACCTTCTGTCCAATCTACAGAATCATCTTCATTGTTTTCTAAATAAATATTGGATGCCGAAACTGTTCCTCCAAAAAATTCAACACCATCGTCTGCTCCATCTATTACGGAAATATTTTCTAATGTAGTTCCAGAGCCTACTGCGTAAAAAGAAATTCCATTGTATTGAGAGTCTGCATTAATTTGAGCTCCTGTTCCTTTAATTACTAAATATGTAATAGAACCTGAACTATCTGCATCATTTGTTCCTCCATAAATAAAACCACCAACTTCTGCTTCTGCATTTACCCCCGCAGATGTTGTTGCATCTCCACAAATTGTTAAACCTCCCCAATCTCCCGGGTTTCCTTCAGAGGAGGAAAATACAACTGGATTATCAGCTGTGCCTTGTATGTCAATTTTACCTCCTTTTAAAACAGCAATATAAACTCCCGTTCCGCCATCTCTAGCCTCAATTTTTGTGCCTGCCGGAATTATTAATTCGCCACCAGATTGAACGATATAGGATGAGTTTAATTGGTAACTCACAGAAGCATCTAGTGTTACGGTGTCATTTACGGCTCCTTGTAAAACAGAAGTTGGGATCGATACATTTGAATTTACCCAAGTAAAATCTGACGCTGTTACATTTGGTGTATTTGTATAAGACAATAAAGGATTTGCAACTTCACCATCAATAATTACGTTTGTTAATGACCCTCCATCTTTCATATCTATTGAAACATCATAGCCCGTTAAAGATAAACCTGTAATCGTTCCTCCAGATTCTTTTTTGAATTGCAAAGCTGTTCCACCAACACTAGACACGGCAGTTATATTATTAAACTTAGGGTTTTTGTTATCTTTATCCCCCTCAAAAACGGTAGAAAAACCTGAAATTGTATGAGAAATGTAAGCATTTTCTATAGTACCATTCCAACCTTCTGTCCAATCTATAGAATCATCCTCGTTATTTTCTAAATATAAATTACTTGCAGAAACTGTCCCTCCAAAAAACTCAAATCCATCATCTGAACCGTTTAACACAGCAACATTGCTAATAGTTGTGCCCGAACCAACTGCATATAGAGAGACTCCATTATATTGAGAGTCTGCATTAATTTGAGCTCCAGTTCCCTTTATAATTAAATAGTTAATAGCACCTGAATTGTCTTCATCATTTGATCCTCCGTAAACAAAACCTCCAACTTCTGCTTCTGCATTTGAACCTGCTGTTGTCGTTGCGTCTCCGCAAATTGTTAAACCTCCCCAATCTCCAGGATTTCCTGAAGCAGACGTCATAAATACAGGATTTGAAGAAGTCCCTTGCACATCAATTTTACCTCCTTTTAATATGGCAATATAAACACTTGTTCCTCCATTTGCTGCTTGAATTCTTGTGCCTGCTGGAATTGTTAATGTTGCTCCAGATTCTACAATAAAAGAAGCATTTAAATTATAAATTGTATTCGAATTTAAAGTAAAACTTTCTTCTAAATTTCCGTTCATAATTCCAGATTGTAGGTTTTCTATAACTGGAGATGTTGGCTGCGAAATTATAATATCGGGTTCATCACTGCCACAATTTGTTAATGCCAAAGTAACGATTGAAAAAGCTACTAAATTTAAAATTTTAAAAACTGATTTTTTCATTTTTGTTTAAATAAGGTTATTAATTTTTTACAAAGTTCTTCTCTTATTCTTTAATTTTCTTTACCTAAATATTATTAGTATGTTAGGTTTTAATTTTTTTTTATACTTCTTTGTAAAGTTTTTGTTAATTGCCTAAAAACTATATTTAAAACTTACTGTTAATTGACTTCCTTTTTTGTAGGATAGTAAAGTTTCATTGGTTTCTATGGCAGAAATTAAGTTTCTAACTTTTTGAGTCTGCTTAATTTCTGGGTTCAATAAATTACGACCCACTAACTTTACTTGTAAGTTTTTAGTTACGTCTTTGCTCATTACTAAGTCTAATGTTACAAATCCTTTTTCTATAATTTCATCATTGTATAAAGCGGCACTGTTTGCAAAATCTTCTGGAGACCCTAGTGCAAATATTCTATCTGAAGAATAGTTTCCTGTTAAAGTTGCTATAAACTCTTTTTCTTTTTTATCTCCATAACTTATCGATCCATTTGCAATAAAGTCTGACGCTCCTTGCAAACTAGATTCTGTAATATTTTTGTACTGAAAGTTTTTTAATAAATCTTGTTTTAGCCACATTTTTGTAAGATTGGCAGTCATATTTAAAACACTTTCATCATCTTCATTCTTTAGTAAAGCTGTTCTAGCTTCTAATTCAACACCATAAATATTTACTTTTTCTCCCGTATTAGAATAGATAAAATATCCTGATGACCCTCTTGTTTGAGATAAGTTGATTGGGTTCTTAATTTGTTTCTGAAAAACTGTTGCAGAAAACAATTGTCCTCTTTGTGGAAAAAATTCATACTTCAAATCAAAATTATAAATTTCTGATTTTTCTAAATTAGGATTCCCCTTGGTTACACGGCCTGTTGGAGAGACATATTCAAAAGGAGACAATTCTTTAAACTCTGGTAACGTTTGTGTTATACTTGATGCAAAACGTAAGAACTGATTTTCATTTAACTCATATTTTAAGTTTACACTTGGATATAAACTTTCGTACACTCTATTTAAGGTTCCTACTCTTCCAACAAAATTGGCAACATCCCAAATAACATCAATTTCATCTCTTTCAAAACGCAAACCTAAATTACCAGATAATTTATTCTCTAGTTGAAAATCGAAGTTGACAAAACCTGCCATTATATCCAAATCTGCTTGATATCTATCTGCATCTCTTAACCTTAAGGTTAATCCGTTATTAAAACCTACAGAAGTAAATGTCGATGATAAATCATCTACTGAAGGCGCAGTAAATTCTTTTGAACGAACACCTACGAACTGAGATTTAAAATATCTTTCTTTATGCCTAAAATTTAAACCATAGTTTAAAGAATAAGGTCTTTTATCATCTTCATCTTTTAAACCTAAAGCCCATCTGTTTTCTATAAGACCATTGTACTCTGTATCTTCAATTTTTTGAGTAGATTTTCTTTGTTGAAAGTCGCCAACGTGCGCATATTGTATTGTTGGCGAAGAAGTAATATCTAAAATATTCACTTCATTTCTAATTCTATTTGGTTCTTCTGCCAACACAAAATTATAACCTCCAGCCCAATTTAAAGTATTGTTTTCATTCCAATTATGGGTCCCTAATAACTGATTGATAAAAAGTGTAGTTTGCTTAAAGTTTTGATCTCTTACAAAAGCTCCAGTTTCTTGAGGGTCTTGATCAAAAACATATCCTAAACCATTTCGACCTTGTTCGTATAAATTATCAACACCGGTATTTACAAAGAGTGTATTATATTTAATTTTATTATTTTCATTTAATTTTAGACTAACATTTACATAGCCTGTAGTGTTCGAATTAGACACATATTGTTCTGCATCCGTAAATTCTCTATCTAAGATATTAGATCTGTAGGCTCTAAAAATTCCTTTATTATGTTCAAAAGATTTAGAATGAGAACCGGTAACAAAAATAGCTACCTCTTTTCCGAACATTTCAAATTTTCTGCCAGCAGAAAAAGAGCCATTAAAGTTGATTGGAGTAGCTATACTTTCTGTGTCCCAACCCTGGAAAGTGATTAAATTCTGAAGGGCATACTGCTTTTTGTGAAACCCCAAAGTAACGTCCTTATTAATAATAGTAGTTCTAAAATCATCAGAAAGATCAACAACATTGGTATTAGTACCTCCTGCCAATGAAATGGAGAATCCTTTTTTCGAATATTCTTTAGAGCTTACATCTACATTTCCAGAACCTTGATCTGCATAACTTGAAGTTGTATAGGTTTTACTAATCCCAACATTTTTAATGATATTTGTAGAAAATAAATTAAGATTTATGTTTTTATTGTTAACATCGTCAGAAGGAATTGGCAATCCATTCATTGTCGTAGACAAGTATCGATCCCCTAAACCTCTTATATAAATATCTCCAGAACTTTCACTTTTAGTAACTCCAGATATTTTAGTTGTTGCATTTGCAGCATTCGAAATACCAATTTTAGCTAAAGTTTGGGCTCCAATACTTTCTTTAATTACAATGGCTTTCTTTTGATCTATTAAAAGAGCGCTTGCAGATTCTTTACTTGAACTTGTTTTTATAATAATATCATCTAAAGCAACCCCTTCTTCTGCAGATAATAATTGATTGATTGTAATGGTTTCTCCTTCTTTTAAAGAAAATGATTTTTCGACTTCTTTGTATCCTAAAAAACTAAAAATCACAGTATGATTTCCTGCTGGCACTTTTAAAAAATAGTTACCATCAAAATCTGAAGTAGTTCCTATAGCAGTGCCCTTAATAATTATGTTTGCAAACGGCAAAGGTTCATTGCTTGTTTCTTTGTCTGTTAACAACCCTTTTAATATCCCTGTATTTTGAGCATTTGTAAACTGACTGAAAGCTATTAAAGTAATAAATAAAATTTTCTTCATTTTAGTATATAATTTCATGCTGCAAAAGTCTACTTGAATTGTAAAATTTGTGTTACATGTAAATTATGGTTCTATTACGGAACCATTAACTAAATGTTAAATTGAAAAAATAGTTAACCTTTTTTTAATTTACAGAAAACATTGATTTAAACTATAATTTGGATTTTTGAGTAAATCTTTAGAGATTAAATGTCATCATAAATCTATTAGTTTTTGTCAACTATTTTATATGACTTACTGCCTTTGGCCAAGGCAGTTTTTTTTATTTTTTAATGTTCCTTTAACATTAACTTAACACAGTTGTTAGTTATTTGCACCGACAAAAACTAAAAATGATGAAAATTTCAATACTACATAAAGTAGTAACATTAATCTGTATCTGTGCTTTCTTAAGTATAAATGCACAAGAAACCAATGCTCCAAAATTTGGAAAAGGTTTATTTAACTTAGTAGGAAAAGACAGTACTTTTACTATGAAAGTAGGATTAAGATTCCAAACTTTAGCAACTTCTCAATGGGATGCTGATAATGGTTTATCTAACCCAGAATCTTCTATGTTAATTAGAAGGTCTCGTTTAAAATTTGATGGTTGGGCTTTTTCACCAAAATTAAAATATAAACTAGAACTAGGTTTATCTAACAGAGATCAATCTGGAGCTTCATACTTTACACACAATTCATCTAGACAAATTTTAGATGCTGTATTAAAATGGAATTTTAGTGGAAATTTTGTTTTATGGGCTGGTCAAACCAAACTCCCAGGAAACAGAGAACGTGTAATTTCATCTGCAAACTTGCAACAAGTAGATCGTTCTTTATTAAATAGTAGATTCAATATAGATCGTGATATAGGTATTCAATTAAGACATAAATTTAACCTTACTGATACTTTCTTGGTGAAAGAAATTTTTTCTATTGCTCAAGGTGAAGGAAGAAACATTACGAGAGGAAATGTTGGAGGACATCAATATACAACTAGAGTTGAGTTATTTCCTTTTGGAGATTTTACGAGTAAAGGAGATTATAAAGGAAGTGATTTAAAATTTGAACAAGACCCAAAATTATCTATTGGTGTTGCATATGATTTTAACAATAATGCATCTAAAACAAGAAGCAATCAAGGTTCCTATATGTTTATAAATGGCACCTCAGCAAGTTCAAGTGCTGAGTTTTATCAGACTAATATTTCTACTGTATTTATTGATGCCATGTACAAACATAAAGGCTTTTCTTTTATGGCTGAATATGCAAATAGAACTGCAGAAGATGCTCTTGCTAAAAATTCCGATGGAACTTTAACAGGAGATGAAGTACAAGTTGGGAACGGTTTAAATATACAAACTGGATATTTACTTTCTAAAACGGTAGAGGTTTCTGGACGTTATACTAATATCTCTTTAGATAAAAATATTACTGGAAAAGGTGCTGAAAATCAATATACATTGGGTTTATCTAAATATATTGCTGGTCATAAATTAAAAGTTCAAACAGATATAAGCTATACAGATATTGGTTTTAAAACAAATCAATTATTATATAGATTACAGGTTGATATTCACTTTTAATAAAAATTAATATAACATAAAGGTAACATTCACTATTTAATGTGTTTGTAAATTTGCAAAACTAAATTTTAAATTATGGATAATATTTATTTACTTATTTTGATTGCTATAACGGTATTAGCTGTTGCTGATATAATTGTAGGTGTAAGTAACGACGCAATTAACTTTTTAAATTCTGCAATTGGATCTAAAGCTCTATCTCTTAGAACTATTATGATTGTTGCTAGTTTAGGTATTTTTATAGGTGCCGTTTTTTCAAGTGGAATGACGGAAGTTGCAAGAAAAGGGATATTTGTTCCTGCTCAATTTGAGTTTGGAGAAATTATGCTAATTTTTATGGCTGTAATGATAACAGACATATTATTGCTAGATTTTTTTAACACACTAGGTCTACCAACGTCAACAACAGTTTCTATTGTTTTCAATTTATTAGGAGCTGCAGTAGTAATGTCTTTAATAAAAATTAGCCATTCAGAATCTGAGACTATCGCTGACTTAGGGAATTATATAAATACTGCAAAAGCAATTGAAATTATAACAGGAATTCTACTTTCTGTAGTAATTGCTTTCTCTGTAGGGGCATTTGTTCAATGGGTTTCTAGACTTATATTTACTTTTAATTATGAAAAAAGAATAAAAAATTTTGGTGTACTTTTTGGAGGTGTAGCATTAACTGCAATTACCTATTTCATCTTTCTTAAAGGTTTAAAAGGAACGCCCTATTATAAAGAATTAAAAAGTATATTAGATGGAAATGAAATCTATATAATTATAGGAAGTTTTGTATTCTGGACGTTATTTTCATTTATCTTTGAAAAACTAACTAAAAAAACTGTTCTGCTTGTAGTTATTGCAATTGGAACTTTTGGATTAGCGCTAGCATTTTCAGGAAATGATTTAGTGAATTTTATTGGTGTACCAATGGCAGCGTATCATTCATACGAAGCATGGATTGCTGGAGGAATGGATTCCACGATGTCTATGGCAGTTTTAGAGAAAAAAGTTCCTGCTGAACCTGTATTATTATTTATTGCAGGAACAATAATGGTGCTTACTCTATGGTTTTCTAAAAAAGCAAAAACAGTTGCCGAAACAGAAATTAGCCTTTCACGTCAAGGTGAAACTCATGAGAAATTTGAACCTAATCGTATCTCAAGGGCTATTGTAAAAGTTACTTCACAATTATCAAGTTATTTTTCTGCTGTAGTACCATCTTCAATTAGCGAAAGTTTAAGTAAAAGTTTTGAAAAACCGAATTTTACAATGACTAAGAACCAGAGTATAGAAGCTCCTGCTTTTGATATGATTCGTGCCTCAGTAAATTTAATGGTGGCTGGAGTTTTAATTGCAATTGCAACTTCTATGAAGTTACCATTATCAACTACCTACGTTACTTTTATGGTGGCTATGGGAACTTCTTTAGCCGATCGTGCTTGGGGAAGAGAAAGTGCTGTATATAGAGTAGCTGGAGTTTTAAACGTAATTGGTGGTTGGTTTGGTACTGCAATAGGAGCTTTTATTGCTGCAGGAATTGTTGTATTCTTAATTAACTTTAATGCAATTGTTATAATACCAATTTTACTTTTATTAACTGTAATTTTATTATACAGAAACTACAAATTTCACAAAACAAAATCAACAAAAACTATTGATGAAGATAGTTTAAGTGAAGCTGAAGGCAGCTCTGTTCAAGGTGTTATTCATGAAAGTGCAAAAAACATTTCTAAAGTAGTTAAGCGTACTAATAAAATTTATTCTAATACTATAGACGGTTTAGCAAAACAAGAATTATCATTACTTAAAAAGAGCAAAAATCAAGTTGTAAAACTTTCAGATGAAATTGATGATTTAAGAGATAATATCACTTATTTTATTAAAAATCTAGATGCATCTAGTTTGCAAGCAAGTGGATTTTATATTAATATTTTAGGTTACTTACAAGACATGTCTCAATCTTTAGAATATATTTCTAAAATAAGTTATAGACACATTAACAACAACCATAAACAATTAAAATCAGGTCAAATTAAAGAACTTAAAGAG
Proteins encoded:
- a CDS encoding TonB-dependent receptor: MKKILFITLIAFSQFTNAQNTGILKGLLTDKETSNEPLPFANIIIKGTAIGTTSDFDGNYFLKVPAGNHTVIFSFLGYKEVEKSFSLKEGETITINQLLSAEEGVALDDIIIKTSSSKESASALLIDQKKAIVIKESIGAQTLAKIGISNAANATTKISGVTKSESSGDIYIRGLGDRYLSTTMNGLPIPSDDVNNKNINLNLFSTNIIKNVGISKTYTTSSYADQGSGNVDVSSKEYSKKGFSISLAGGTNTNVVDLSDDFRTTIINKDVTLGFHKKQYALQNLITFQGWDTESIATPINFNGSFSAGRKFEMFGKEVAIFVTGSHSKSFEHNKGIFRAYRSNILDREFTDAEQYVSNSNTTGYVNVSLKLNENNKIKYNTLFVNTGVDNLYEQGRNGLGYVFDQDPQETGAFVRDQNFKQTTLFINQLLGTHNWNENNTLNWAGGYNFVLAEEPNRIRNEVNILDITSSPTIQYAHVGDFQQRKSTQKIEDTEYNGLIENRWALGLKDEDDKRPYSLNYGLNFRHKERYFKSQFVGVRSKEFTAPSVDDLSSTFTSVGFNNGLTLRLRDADRYQADLDIMAGFVNFDFQLENKLSGNLGLRFERDEIDVIWDVANFVGRVGTLNRVYESLYPSVNLKYELNENQFLRFASSITQTLPEFKELSPFEYVSPTGRVTKGNPNLEKSEIYNFDLKYEFFPQRGQLFSATVFQKQIKNPINLSQTRGSSGYFIYSNTGEKVNIYGVELEARTALLKNEDDESVLNMTANLTKMWLKQDLLKNFQYKNITESSLQGASDFIANGSISYGDKKEKEFIATLTGNYSSDRIFALGSPEDFANSAALYNDEIIEKGFVTLDLVMSKDVTKNLQVKLVGRNLLNPEIKQTQKVRNLISAIETNETLLSYKKGSQLTVSFKYSF
- a CDS encoding DMT family transporter; translated protein: MNNQQLKWLYLILLSLVWGSSFILMKKALLGVTPIQLGALRMIFTAIFLLSVAFPSLKKIQKKHYKYIVYTSLAGTFIPGFLFAFAITTIDSSIVAILNSLTPFNTLIFGATLFGFVFKRTQFYGIVIGLIGTLILILNGASLNPNQNYWYAFLIIIGSVGYALNANMIKKYLSDLDALAITTGNFLLLLVPAIIVLVFTDFFVTFDFNDEVLMQSLGYLAVLSILGTGIAKTIYNKLVHISDPVFSSSVTYLIPLVAIFWGILDDEKLSVLQVFAGIIILLGVYLVNKKK
- a CDS encoding porin, which codes for MKISILHKVVTLICICAFLSINAQETNAPKFGKGLFNLVGKDSTFTMKVGLRFQTLATSQWDADNGLSNPESSMLIRRSRLKFDGWAFSPKLKYKLELGLSNRDQSGASYFTHNSSRQILDAVLKWNFSGNFVLWAGQTKLPGNRERVISSANLQQVDRSLLNSRFNIDRDIGIQLRHKFNLTDTFLVKEIFSIAQGEGRNITRGNVGGHQYTTRVELFPFGDFTSKGDYKGSDLKFEQDPKLSIGVAYDFNNNASKTRSNQGSYMFINGTSASSSAEFYQTNISTVFIDAMYKHKGFSFMAEYANRTAEDALAKNSDGTLTGDEVQVGNGLNIQTGYLLSKTVEVSGRYTNISLDKNITGKGAENQYTLGLSKYIAGHKLKVQTDISYTDIGFKTNQLLYRLQVDIHF
- a CDS encoding cation transporter, which gives rise to MKIQKIIFSIIIVCCFLTSCKTAVKKENISLAISGMTCEIGCAKTIQSKLSKKEGVLNAKVIFNDSTANIEFDANTTSKKDLISFVSGIAGGDLYTASETSKKMHDCSETCKESCEMKTDKTACKKDCKMACCANKKG
- a CDS encoding pitrilysin family protein, with the translated sequence MKTKIYSIITLLFLSLSISAQVDRSKMPEPGPAPKINIGTPEKFTLPNGLQVLVVENHKLPRVSLTLDIDNPPMAKGDKKGVEGFVGGMLGTGSTTISKEKFDQEVDYLGANISFGSQSGFASSLSKYFPRVLELMADAAFNPVFNQEEFDKQMKQSLDGIKNSENSVTAIAGRVDNLLTYGKNHPYGEFTSETTLKNITLQDVKDLYNKSFKPNNAYLVIMGDVDFKTVKKQVTKLFGNWQKGEIATSTLPEIKNPKTTEINFINMPNAVQSELAIINVVDLKMGDKDYYAALLANQILGGGGTGRLYKNLREDKGYTYGAYSGIGASRYASRFKASSSVRNIVTDSAVVETMKEINKVRYQISTQEELDIAKAKYVGSFVRNVEKPSTIANYALNILQNNLPSDYYEKYLANINAVTLEDVQNAALKYFRGDKARIVITGKGIDVLKNLEKTDYVIKYFDKKGNPSVKPEMTLPIPEGMTAANVVDKYFEAIGDKEKVMAVKTVMTVSSATIQGTPLVMTVKNAAPNKTSQIITVMGNVAQKAVFDGAKGYQEARGQKMDMQPAQIEEAKLSMAPFADMAYKKGKLNRIEPIDGKNYFVITFNETEVFYDMKSGLKFQEVKTVKTPDGREVKVPTTFSDYKEVDGILFPHSMGSKMGPMDLNFITKEIKINEGVSDADFE